CAATCGAGTATCAGTACGACCAACTCGAGTCGAGTGGCTGTCTCGAGAACTTTCGGCGGGCCGCCAACGGCGAAACGGGCGGCTTCGAGGGCATGTGGTTCGCCGACTCAGACGCCTACAAGTGGCTCGAGGCTGCCAGTTACGTGCTCGCGACGACTGACGAGCCGGACCCCGAACTCGCGGATCGAGTTGCCGACGTCATCGACCTCGTCGCCGCCGCACAGGACGAAGACGGCTATCTCAACACCTACTTCACGCTCGAGGAACCCGACAAGCGCTGGACGAACCTTAATATGCTCCACGAGTTGTACTGTGCGGGCCATCTCATCGAGGCCGCCGTTGCCCACCACCGCGCGACGGGTGATGAATCGCTGCTTGAGGTGGCGACGGCGTTCGCGGACCACATCGACGACGTGTTTCCGGACCGGATCGATGGTGCACCCGGCCACCAAGAGATCGAACTCGCGCTCGTGAAACTCGCCCGCGTGACTGGCGAGGAACGCTACGTCGACCTCGCGGCGTACTTCGTCGAGATTCGCGGCCACGACGACCGCCTCGAGTGGGAGTTAGCCAACCCCGAAGACATTGCGGGGTACGACCCCGGCGGCGATGGGATCGTCGAAGGAGCCCGCGGCGTATTCTGGGAGGACGGCGAGTACGACGGGTCCTACGCGCAAGCGCACGCGCCATTCGAAGACCAGGAAGCCGTCGAGGGCCATGCCGTCCGCGCGATGTACTTTTTCGCTGGTGTCGCGGACGTCGCCGCTGAAACTGGGGACGAAGCGTTGCTCACACACCTCGAGCGACTTTGGGAGAACATGACGACGAAGCGGCTGTACATCACGGGTGGCATCGGCTCGGCCCACGAGGGCGAGCGCTTTACTGAGGACTACGACCTGCCGAACGAGACGGCCTACGCCGAGACGTGTGCAGCAATTGGAAGCATCTTCTGGAACCAGCGCATGCTCGAGTTGACCGGCGAGCCGAAGTACGCCGACTTGATCGAACGAACGCTGTACAACGGCGTCCTCGCGGGCGTCTCACTCGACGGTACGGAGTTTTTCTACGACAATCGCCTCGCAAGCGACGGCAGTCACAGTCGGTCGGGCTGGTTCCACTGTGCGTGCTGTCCGCCGAACGTCGCCCGCCTCTTTGCCTCGCTCGGGCGCTATCTGTACACTGTCGACGGTCGCGACTGCTACGTCAATCAGTACATCGGCGGGACAGCATCGGTCGCGCTCGAGGAGGACGACCTCACGCTCACTCAGGAGACAGCCCTTCCCTGGGAGGGCGACGTGACACTCGAGGTCACCGCCCCGGAACCGACGACTGCGACCCTCCATCTTCGCATTCCGGAGTGGTGTGACGACGCCTCGATCACGGTCAACGGCGAGATCGTTTCGACCGCCGACGAGAGCTACGTCTCGCTCGAGCGAACGTGGGACGACGACCGGATCGCGGCCACATTCGAGCACTCAACAACGGTTGTAGAGGGACATCCGGCCGTCGCCGCAACTGCCGGCCGCGTGGCGATTACGCGCGGCCCACTCGTCTACTGTCTCGAGGCCACCGACAACGACCGACCGATTCATCAGTACCACATCGATGCGACAACCGAGTTCACGTCGACACACCGCGCAGGCCTCCTCGATGGTGTCACCGTTCTCGAAGCCGATGCGACTGTCCCCTCACTCGAGGGCTGGGACAGAACTCTGTACCGGCCGGCCGAGGCGTCCTCGAACACGATCACACCGCTGACAGCAATTCCGTACTACGCGTGGGATAACCGAGATGCTGGTCCGATGCGTGTCTGGCTCGAGGCACAATAGTACTGACTATGATGAGTTTTATCGATGGGTAGTATTGTTCATATCGTGGAATTATGAATGGCCCCATGATGAGTTGTATGGTATTTGATAGTGAGAGTATGACTCAAGTAGTGCTGGTGAATTGGGTATTGTACTAGCTATCGATGTAGTCTTTAGATTATGTGGTCAAGTAGCAACAGCTAATGATCAAAATGAAATAACTGTGTGAACTGCCCCCTATATGAACGGATGTGAAATAGTTACGCCCTCACTGCAGAATTGAACAAGAAGAACAATATAGGTGCGCATTTCAAGCTATGAAATACATAGATTGATAGGTATATCGTTCGTAACAGATCGGCAGTTGATCAGTCTGCCTCGAGCATTCGACTCTGCTCTGTCAATCTGTGAGTGATAATTACAACCAAATCAAACAGATCAGACGCAACCGGTGTCAATACCCGAAACATATCACTTCTATAGGGTCGTGGCACTGCGATGATTACAGTCCGTTCCATGGCAAGTCAGAATCACTAGTCCCCAATGGAATAACGAATCTGATACACAAAATGGCTATTTCTTCCGAACACTCTCTCCAAATATTATCAAACCAGATCTAATACAGAACGGATGGCTCGAGCCAAAGTGAATGTACACGCCCCAAATCGGTCATATCGAATGGTGAGTTGCGTTACTCCGAATTTCAGAAATAACTCACCAGTAGCTCGAGATGTCGATTCAACGTGTAGTCTGACGTGGAGAGAGGTGATCGAATGAGTGGCGGAAACCCGAACTGGTTCCGGAACTATTATCTACTTTCCTTACTTGTACTACGGTAGATATGTACGATCTCACGGGATTCCAGCGCGACCTGCTGTACACGATTGCCGGCCAAGACGAACCACACGGTCTCGCGATCAAAGACGAACTCGAGGACTATTACGAGAAAGAGATCCACCACGGACGGCTGTATCCAAACCTCGATACAATCGTCGACAAAGGTCTCGTCGAGAAGGGCCAGGAAGACCGCCGAACGAACTTCTATACGCTCACCCGTCGCGGCCAGCGTGAAATCGAAGCCCGCCGTGACTGGGAAGAGCAGTACGTTTCCGAACTCCTCTCGGAGTAAGCAACGGCACTTGTTTTGCGGTCTTGGTCGTACAGCGTAGATGTGTTACTCGACTCGCAGTCGAACGTCGATTCCGTCGGGATCAATGACGACACCCGCAGTCTCTCGCTCGTCGACGGTATAGCCGCCGTCCTCGAGTCGCTGTGTGACTGCCTCGAGAGCCTTCTTGTCGGGGAGACAGAGTTCGATCCACGCTAGCCCGCGTCCCGCACGCGCGGTCGTTCGGCGATTCCAGGTGTTCGCACCGAGATGGTGGTGATAGCCGCCAGCCGAGATGAACGCCACGTTGGATGCGGTCATCTGCGTCTCGAACCCAAGCGTCTCAACGTAGAAGGCCTCGAACGCCGACAGCGACGTGACCTCGAGGTGGACGTGTCCGAGGTCAGTGGCTGCCGGGACGGTTTCAGCGCCCGTACTGTCGGCCGCGAGTTGTGAGAGATCGAGTGGGTCGGTTCCCATCTGGACGCGACCTGCCTCAGACCGCGGCCAGTCCTCGCGGGGGAAATCCCGGTAGAGTTCGACACCGTTTCCCTCGGGGTCGGTGAGATACAGTGCTTCGCTGACCAGATGGTCGGCTGCCCCATCGAGTTGCCAGTGGCTCCGAATCCGCTCGAGGGCAGCGCCAAGCGCGGGCCGCGAGGGCACGCGGAACGCGTTATGATAGAGTCCTGCACTCGTCTCGGGTCGGACCGGCACATCGTCGTCGCGTTCGAGGACGAGCAACGGCGTCTCACCCGCACCGAGAACGGAAGTTGTCGGGGAGCGCTCGAGGACAGCAAGTCCGACGACATCTCGATAGAAGGCGGTCTGTTCTGCGAGGTCGGAGACGGTAAGTGCGCTTCGTCCGAGGGAGGTCTCGTCCGGTAGACGATCAGGTGTAGATGACAGTGTCATATGTTGTGGTCGCTGTTGACG
The nucleotide sequence above comes from Natronolimnobius baerhuensis. Encoded proteins:
- a CDS encoding VOC family protein, whose product is MTLSSTPDRLPDETSLGRSALTVSDLAEQTAFYRDVVGLAVLERSPTTSVLGAGETPLLVLERDDDVPVRPETSAGLYHNAFRVPSRPALGAALERIRSHWQLDGAADHLVSEALYLTDPEGNGVELYRDFPREDWPRSEAGRVQMGTDPLDLSQLAADSTGAETVPAATDLGHVHLEVTSLSAFEAFYVETLGFETQMTASNVAFISAGGYHHHLGANTWNRRTTARAGRGLAWIELCLPDKKALEAVTQRLEDGGYTVDERETAGVVIDPDGIDVRLRVE
- a CDS encoding PadR family transcriptional regulator, producing MYDLTGFQRDLLYTIAGQDEPHGLAIKDELEDYYEKEIHHGRLYPNLDTIVDKGLVEKGQEDRRTNFYTLTRRGQREIEARRDWEEQYVSELLSE
- a CDS encoding glycoside hydrolase family 127 protein; amino-acid sequence: MRQMEPVEPTAVTLDDEFWNPRLETNREVTIEYQYDQLESSGCLENFRRAANGETGGFEGMWFADSDAYKWLEAASYVLATTDEPDPELADRVADVIDLVAAAQDEDGYLNTYFTLEEPDKRWTNLNMLHELYCAGHLIEAAVAHHRATGDESLLEVATAFADHIDDVFPDRIDGAPGHQEIELALVKLARVTGEERYVDLAAYFVEIRGHDDRLEWELANPEDIAGYDPGGDGIVEGARGVFWEDGEYDGSYAQAHAPFEDQEAVEGHAVRAMYFFAGVADVAAETGDEALLTHLERLWENMTTKRLYITGGIGSAHEGERFTEDYDLPNETAYAETCAAIGSIFWNQRMLELTGEPKYADLIERTLYNGVLAGVSLDGTEFFYDNRLASDGSHSRSGWFHCACCPPNVARLFASLGRYLYTVDGRDCYVNQYIGGTASVALEEDDLTLTQETALPWEGDVTLEVTAPEPTTATLHLRIPEWCDDASITVNGEIVSTADESYVSLERTWDDDRIAATFEHSTTVVEGHPAVAATAGRVAITRGPLVYCLEATDNDRPIHQYHIDATTEFTSTHRAGLLDGVTVLEADATVPSLEGWDRTLYRPAEASSNTITPLTAIPYYAWDNRDAGPMRVWLEAQ